A single window of Streptomyces aquilus DNA harbors:
- the icmF gene encoding fused isobutyryl-CoA mutase/GTPase IcmF, protein MSALHRPVHPVRLVTASALFDGHDASINIMRRIFQSQGAEVIHLGHNRSVREIVDAALEEDAHGVAVSSYQGGHVEYFEYLVESLRSRGAGHIRVVGGGGGVIVPDEIARLRGSGVTIFSPEDGQRLGLAGMVNSVVRDCDFDLWDGGPADPAAVLAGDRFAIARAITGAELGKLPTGFLERLRAAADRVVPVLGITGTGGSGKSSLTDELVRRFRVDQQEKLRIAVIAVDPTRRRGGGALLGDRIRMNSLDGDRVFFRSLATRGSHELPGHLSEVIDVVKAAGFDLVIVETPGIGQGDAAIVPFVDTSLYVMTPEFGAASQLEKIDMLDFADVVAINKFERRGAKDALRDVGRQLVRNREAFGMRPEDMPVYGTSAATFNDDGVTALYQHLRTALAEKGLPLVEGALAPVDVRHSSGIRQVVPADRVRYLAEITDTVRAYHAETGRLAEAARRVQRLEAVKGELVAAGSDAGNVQALLDDAHKRLPLDVREQIDHWPAVVASYSGDEQVVTIRDKEIRTRLTRESLSGNRIPRVALPRFTDHGELVRFWRAENLPGRFPFTAGVFPFKRDGEDPARMFAGEGDPFRTNRRFKMLSEGQPATRLSTAFDSVTLYGRDPDERPDIYGKVGTSGVSVATLEDMKALYDGFDLVAPTTSVSMTINGPAPTLLAFFLHTAIDQQIERFRTTEGRDPSPEEAAELRAHALATVRGTVQADILKEDQGQNTCLFSTEFSLRMMADIQEWFIAHQVRNFYSVSISGYHIAEAGANPISQLAFTLANGFTYVEAYLARGMHIDDFAPNLSFFFSNGMDPEYSVLGRVARRIWAVAMKEKYGANDRSQKLKYHVQTSGRSLHAQEMDFNDIRTTLQALIAIYDNCNSLHTNAYDEAVTTPTEDSVRRALAIQLIINREWGLAMNENPLQGSFVIDELTDLVEEAVLTEFERISERGGVLGAMETGYQRGRIQDESMLYEQRKHDGTLPLIGVNTFRSPHADTAEPAVVELARATEEEKQSQLERVRDFQARHHEGAHAALTALKEAAVSGENVFAVLMDAARVCSLQQITEAFFEVGGQYRRNV, encoded by the coding sequence ATGAGCGCTCTGCATCGACCCGTGCACCCCGTCCGCCTGGTCACCGCTTCGGCGCTGTTCGACGGGCACGACGCCTCGATCAACATCATGCGGCGCATCTTCCAGTCCCAGGGCGCCGAGGTGATCCACCTCGGACACAACCGGTCGGTGCGGGAGATCGTCGACGCGGCGCTGGAGGAGGACGCGCACGGCGTGGCGGTCTCCTCCTACCAGGGCGGGCACGTCGAGTACTTCGAGTACCTGGTCGAGTCGCTGCGCTCACGGGGAGCGGGGCACATCCGGGTGGTGGGCGGCGGAGGCGGCGTCATCGTGCCCGACGAGATCGCCCGGCTGCGCGGGAGCGGGGTGACCATCTTCTCCCCGGAGGACGGGCAGCGGTTGGGCCTCGCCGGGATGGTCAACTCGGTGGTGCGGGACTGCGACTTCGACCTCTGGGACGGCGGGCCGGCCGATCCGGCCGCCGTGCTCGCCGGTGACCGGTTCGCGATCGCCCGCGCCATCACCGGCGCCGAACTCGGCAAGCTGCCCACGGGATTCCTGGAGCGGCTGCGCGCCGCCGCGGACCGGGTCGTACCGGTGCTCGGAATCACCGGCACCGGCGGCTCGGGCAAGTCCTCGCTGACCGACGAACTGGTGCGCCGGTTCCGCGTCGACCAGCAGGAGAAACTGCGGATCGCGGTGATCGCGGTCGACCCGACGCGCCGCCGTGGCGGTGGCGCCCTGCTGGGTGACCGGATCCGGATGAACTCCCTGGACGGGGACCGGGTGTTCTTCCGGAGCCTGGCCACCCGCGGCAGCCACGAGCTGCCCGGGCACCTGTCCGAGGTGATCGACGTGGTGAAGGCCGCCGGGTTCGACCTGGTGATCGTCGAGACGCCGGGCATCGGCCAGGGTGACGCGGCGATCGTGCCGTTCGTCGACACCTCGCTGTACGTGATGACGCCGGAGTTCGGCGCCGCCTCACAGCTGGAGAAGATCGACATGCTCGACTTCGCCGACGTCGTGGCGATCAACAAGTTCGAGCGGCGCGGCGCCAAGGACGCGCTGCGCGACGTGGGCCGCCAACTGGTCCGCAACCGCGAGGCGTTCGGCATGCGGCCCGAGGACATGCCGGTGTACGGCACCTCGGCGGCGACCTTCAACGACGACGGCGTGACCGCGCTCTACCAGCATCTGCGGACCGCCCTGGCCGAGAAGGGGCTGCCGCTCGTCGAGGGCGCGCTGGCACCGGTCGACGTGCGCCACTCCTCGGGCATCCGGCAGGTGGTTCCCGCGGACCGGGTGCGCTACCTCGCCGAGATCACCGACACCGTCCGCGCGTACCACGCGGAGACCGGGCGGCTGGCCGAGGCTGCCCGGCGCGTGCAGCGCCTGGAGGCCGTCAAGGGCGAGCTCGTCGCGGCGGGCTCCGACGCCGGGAACGTTCAGGCACTGCTCGACGACGCCCACAAGCGGCTCCCGCTCGACGTGCGGGAACAGATCGACCACTGGCCCGCTGTCGTCGCCTCCTACTCCGGCGACGAGCAGGTCGTGACGATCCGCGACAAGGAGATCCGCACCCGGCTCACCCGCGAGTCCCTGTCCGGCAACCGGATCCCCCGCGTCGCCCTGCCTCGCTTCACCGACCACGGCGAACTGGTGCGCTTCTGGCGCGCCGAGAACCTGCCGGGCCGTTTCCCCTTCACGGCCGGGGTCTTCCCCTTCAAACGCGACGGCGAGGACCCGGCACGGATGTTCGCCGGCGAGGGTGACCCGTTCCGCACCAACCGCCGCTTCAAGATGCTCTCCGAGGGCCAGCCGGCCACCCGGCTGTCCACCGCCTTCGACTCCGTCACCCTCTACGGCCGCGACCCCGACGAACGCCCCGACATCTACGGCAAGGTCGGCACCTCCGGTGTCTCGGTGGCCACCTTGGAGGACATGAAGGCGCTCTACGACGGCTTCGACCTCGTCGCGCCGACGACCTCGGTCTCCATGACCATCAACGGACCCGCGCCGACCCTCCTGGCGTTCTTCCTCCACACCGCGATCGACCAGCAGATCGAGAGGTTCCGCACCACGGAGGGCCGGGACCCGTCGCCCGAGGAGGCGGCCGAACTGCGCGCCCACGCACTCGCCACCGTGCGCGGCACGGTGCAGGCGGACATCCTCAAGGAGGACCAGGGCCAGAACACCTGCCTGTTCTCCACCGAGTTCAGCCTGCGGATGATGGCCGACATCCAGGAGTGGTTCATCGCCCACCAGGTCCGCAACTTCTACTCGGTGTCCATCTCCGGCTACCACATCGCCGAGGCCGGCGCGAACCCCATCAGCCAGCTCGCCTTCACCCTGGCCAACGGCTTCACCTACGTCGAGGCCTACCTCGCCCGGGGCATGCACATCGACGACTTCGCCCCCAACCTGTCGTTCTTCTTCTCCAACGGCATGGACCCCGAGTACTCGGTGCTCGGCCGGGTCGCCCGCCGGATCTGGGCGGTGGCGATGAAGGAGAAGTACGGCGCGAACGACCGCTCCCAGAAGCTGAAGTACCACGTCCAGACCTCGGGCCGGTCCCTGCACGCCCAGGAGATGGACTTCAACGACATCCGCACCACGCTCCAGGCGCTCATCGCGATCTACGACAACTGCAACAGCCTGCACACCAACGCCTACGACGAGGCGGTCACCACCCCCACCGAGGACTCCGTGCGCCGCGCCCTGGCCATCCAGCTCATCATCAACCGCGAGTGGGGCCTGGCGATGAACGAGAACCCCCTCCAGGGCTCGTTCGTCATCGACGAGCTCACCGACCTCGTGGAGGAGGCCGTCCTCACCGAGTTCGAGCGGATCAGCGAACGCGGCGGTGTGCTCGGCGCCATGGAGACCGGCTACCAGCGCGGCCGTATCCAGGACGAGTCGATGCTCTACGAGCAGCGCAAGCACGACGGCACTCTGCCCCTCATCGGCGTCAACACCTTCCGCAGCCCGCACGCCGACACCGCCGAGCCGGCCGTCGTCGAACTCGCCCGCGCCACCGAGGAGGAGAAGCAGTCCCAGCTGGAGCGCGTGCGGGACTTCCAGGCCCGCCACCACG
- the panD gene encoding aspartate 1-decarboxylase, with the protein MLRTMFKSKIHRATVTQADLHYVGSVTIDADLLDAADLLPGELVHIVDITNGARLETYVIEGERGSGVIGINGAAAHLVHPGDLVIIISYAQVTDAEARALEPRVVHVDHDNRIVALGADPSEPVPGSDQERSPQAVPA; encoded by the coding sequence ATGCTGCGCACCATGTTCAAGTCCAAGATCCACCGCGCCACCGTCACCCAGGCCGACCTGCACTACGTGGGATCGGTGACCATCGACGCGGACCTGCTCGACGCCGCCGACCTGCTGCCCGGTGAACTCGTCCACATCGTCGACATCACCAACGGCGCCCGGCTGGAGACGTACGTCATCGAGGGTGAGCGCGGCTCCGGGGTGATCGGTATCAACGGGGCCGCCGCCCATCTCGTCCACCCCGGTGATCTGGTGATCATCATCAGTTACGCTCAGGTGACCGACGCCGAGGCGCGGGCACTGGAACCCCGGGTCGTGCACGTGGACCACGACAACCGCATCGTGGCCCTGGGCGCGGACCCCTCGGAGCCGGTGCCGGGCTCGGACCAGGAGCGCAGCCCGCAGGCCGTACCGGCCTGA